The Apibacter raozihei genome contains a region encoding:
- a CDS encoding MutS-related protein has product MNYNELNNYYLEIINKEKQKLEPLKKQIFLIALLRFIWTIGGILLSYILWSHTFYLISNIFVFLIGFIVLLKIHDKLFYKKNYALTMIQLAENECKSINYDFSPFDGAPENILTEHSFCYDLDLFGERSLFQSINRTITKMGKKYLSDLFLYPLSDKQKIIEQQEAIKELTGSQQLIHHFRVIGNLDKKEDIDTTKFTSSFSHKNLLYKNKFWETVSLLVPVIYLITLVLCFTGMLPFITFIPLWLITFALSSSSIKSIHTVLDIFDKKTDQLSNYHSLFQLIENQKFESNLLNTNQNFLKSGTTQASLAIKKLERYCSNINMGLSYPVVLFFNPVLFWNVRYAIKIEQWIEKHQNEIPLWFEALSRFDALSSLSVFSYNHPDYIYPLPITDHFNFEGKDLGHPLIPRDICIKNDIQIKNNSFFMVITGANMAGKSTYLRTIGVTHLLACIGAPVCAKTLNFYPGNLVTNLRTTDSLVDNESYFFSELKRLKMIIDRLKSGEQLFIILDEILKGTNSEDKQKGSLALMKQLIQLNGNGIIATHDLVLGCLENEYPNHIKNYRFEADITHDKLSFTYKMQEGIAKNMNATYLMKQMGITGL; this is encoded by the coding sequence ATGAATTATAACGAATTAAATAATTATTATCTTGAAATTATAAATAAAGAAAAACAAAAATTAGAACCTTTAAAAAAACAGATTTTTCTTATCGCCTTACTGCGTTTTATCTGGACTATTGGCGGAATATTACTCTCCTACATCTTATGGAGTCATACTTTTTACCTGATTAGCAACATATTTGTTTTTCTTATAGGCTTTATTGTTTTATTAAAAATTCACGACAAGCTTTTTTATAAAAAAAATTATGCCTTAACTATGATTCAGCTTGCAGAAAATGAATGTAAGAGTATTAACTATGACTTTAGTCCTTTTGACGGTGCTCCTGAAAATATTCTAACTGAACATAGTTTTTGCTATGATCTGGATTTATTTGGTGAACGATCCTTATTTCAATCAATCAATCGCACCATTACTAAAATGGGTAAAAAATATTTATCTGACTTGTTTTTATATCCATTAAGTGATAAACAAAAAATTATTGAACAACAAGAAGCTATTAAAGAACTTACAGGAAGTCAGCAGTTAATTCATCACTTTAGAGTTATAGGCAACCTTGACAAAAAAGAAGACATAGATACTACAAAGTTTACCTCTTCTTTTTCTCATAAAAATCTTTTATATAAAAATAAATTCTGGGAAACTGTATCTTTACTAGTTCCTGTTATTTATTTGATTACTTTAGTCCTCTGTTTTACAGGTATGCTCCCCTTCATAACATTTATTCCATTATGGTTAATAACATTTGCTTTAAGTTCTTCTTCTATAAAATCTATTCATACTGTCCTGGATATTTTTGATAAAAAAACAGACCAACTTTCCAATTACCACTCTCTATTTCAACTGATCGAAAATCAAAAATTTGAAAGTAATTTATTAAACACTAATCAGAATTTTTTAAAATCTGGTACTACACAAGCGTCTCTTGCCATAAAAAAGCTGGAAAGATATTGTTCCAACATAAATATGGGACTTTCCTATCCGGTGGTCTTATTTTTTAATCCGGTTTTATTCTGGAATGTACGTTATGCTATTAAGATTGAACAATGGATTGAAAAACATCAAAATGAAATTCCTTTATGGTTTGAGGCACTTTCCCGATTTGATGCACTATCATCTCTTTCTGTTTTTAGTTACAATCACCCCGATTATATTTACCCACTCCCTATTACAGATCACTTCAATTTCGAAGGTAAAGATTTAGGTCATCCACTCATACCGAGAGATATTTGTATAAAAAACGATATACAAATTAAAAACAACTCTTTTTTTATGGTCATTACCGGCGCAAATATGGCTGGAAAAAGTACATATCTCAGAACTATTGGAGTAACTCATCTTCTTGCCTGCATAGGTGCACCGGTTTGTGCTAAAACCTTAAATTTCTATCCGGGTAATTTGGTTACAAATTTAAGAACCACCGACTCATTAGTTGATAATGAATCTTATTTTTTTTCGGAATTAAAGCGTTTAAAAATGATTATTGACAGACTAAAATCCGGTGAGCAGTTATTCATAATTTTAGATGAAATATTAAAGGGCACTAATTCAGAAGACAAACAAAAAGGATCTTTAGCCTTAATGAAGCAGCTTATACAATTAAATGGTAATGGAATAATAGCTACACATGATTTAGTTTTAGGTTGTTTAGAAAATGAGTATCCGAATCATATTAAGAACTATCGCTTCGAGGCTGATATTACTCATGATAAATTATCATTTACCTATAAGATGCAGGAAGGTATTGCTAAGAACATGAATGCTACTTATCTTATGAAACAAATGGGTATTACCGGACTCTAA
- a CDS encoding helix-turn-helix transcriptional regulator, translating to MNDESLKRFNRIISIMTFLQSKKIIKAQDLASRFDVSIRTIYRDIRSLEKAGIPIVSEAGTGYSIMEGYRLPPVMFSKEEALSFITAEKLMTKFTDQGIGAHYISAMVKIKSVLRSSQKDAVSRIENRIDIRSVNSFSGSDIVNSLQIVLESIVAKRQSIIKYKSVTDEITCRTIEPVGIFFQNSFWYIMGYCLLRKDYRQFRTDRILNIIQTDKEFTSTHGELSDYKTEYCTGSKIRVKILVDKLTAKYLVNAKTGFGFISEREVRNQIEMTFQTADINEGFPRWFLSFADYATILEPEELKVTVKNIFYNIKSKHGF from the coding sequence ATGAATGATGAAAGTTTAAAAAGATTTAACAGGATCATTTCTATTATGACCTTTTTGCAATCAAAGAAAATTATAAAAGCTCAGGATTTAGCTTCTCGTTTTGATGTAAGTATAAGAACCATATACAGAGATATTCGTTCTTTAGAAAAAGCAGGTATTCCTATAGTAAGTGAAGCCGGTACAGGGTATTCTATAATGGAAGGATACCGTTTACCTCCGGTTATGTTTAGTAAAGAAGAGGCACTTAGTTTTATAACTGCTGAAAAATTAATGACAAAATTTACGGATCAGGGAATAGGTGCACATTATATATCGGCCATGGTTAAAATTAAGTCAGTGTTACGTTCTAGTCAGAAAGATGCAGTAAGCCGTATTGAAAATAGAATTGATATTCGTTCTGTAAATTCTTTTTCAGGGTCAGATATAGTAAACTCTTTACAGATTGTTTTAGAAAGTATTGTAGCAAAAAGACAGAGTATTATAAAATATAAATCGGTTACAGATGAAATAACTTGTAGAACAATTGAACCGGTAGGTATATTTTTTCAAAATAGTTTCTGGTATATCATGGGGTATTGTCTGCTTAGAAAGGATTACAGGCAATTTCGTACAGACAGGATATTAAATATCATTCAGACAGATAAAGAATTTACCAGTACTCATGGGGAATTGTCAGATTATAAAACCGAATATTGCACAGGCTCTAAAATTAGAGTAAAAATATTAGTAGATAAGTTAACGGCTAAATATTTAGTTAATGCAAAAACTGGTTTTGGATTTATTTCAGAAAGAGAAGTAAGAAATCAGATAGAAATGACATTTCAAACTGCTGATATTAATGAAGGATTTCCCCGTTGGTTTTTATCTTTTGCAGATTATGCAACTATATTGGAGCCGGAAGAACTTAAGGTTACTGTGAAAAATATTTTCTATAACATTAAAAGCAAACACGGGTTTTAG
- a CDS encoding DinB family protein → MKDGILNPAQLLEYFQGHRRVTRKTIEKFPEKDLFEFSIGGMRPFSQMIEELLAIAGPGLKQIVEKTQEPHAESLGLSTKEEILKCWDEQTEIINTYFKQIPAEKFPEKFNLYGQYNLPIIHSIFYFIDNEIHHRAQGFTYLRALGIEPPFFWEM, encoded by the coding sequence ATGAAAGATGGCATTTTAAATCCTGCTCAATTATTAGAATATTTTCAGGGACACCGAAGAGTTACCCGGAAAACGATTGAAAAATTCCCTGAAAAAGATTTATTTGAATTTTCAATCGGAGGCATGAGGCCTTTTTCTCAAATGATAGAAGAATTATTGGCAATTGCAGGTCCGGGACTCAAACAAATTGTAGAGAAAACTCAAGAGCCTCATGCAGAAAGTTTAGGACTTTCCACAAAAGAAGAAATTCTTAAATGTTGGGATGAACAGACAGAAATAATCAACACGTATTTTAAACAGATTCCTGCAGAAAAATTTCCTGAAAAATTTAATTTGTACGGACAATACAACCTTCCTATAATTCATAGCATTTTTTATTTTATCGATAACGAAATACATCACAGAGCTCAGGGATTTACCTACTTAAGGGCTTTAGGAATAGAACCTCCTTTCTTTTGGGAGATGTAA
- the lon gene encoding endopeptidase La yields MKFDILSLDQVMQNDSEFIPLLSQEEEDKMMNESFQNVLPLLPVRNVVLFPGVVIPITAGRTKSIKLLQEAQKSDKIIAVVTQKDVKTDNPQIEDLHKIGTVGKILKLLKMPDGSSMVIIQGVRKFSLNNIIEDEPYMRAEVTLLEDKKKKTTKNQEHFNVLLESLRETAIKTIHENPAIPSEASFALKNIEGSTLLVNFVASNLDLPLPEKQELLEIDNLSDRAAKTLKYLNLELQKISLKNSIHDKVNTDLNKQQREYFLHQQMKTIQEELGGVSYEAEAEEMRDKASKKKWSKAVEEHFEKELNRMVRMNPQTPDYGVQRNYLELMLDLPWEKFSKDNFDIINAEKVLNKDHFGLDDVKERILEYLAVLKLKGDMKSPIICLYGPPGVGKTSLGKSIASALGRKYIRMALGGLHDESEIRGHRKTYIGAMPGRIIQSIKKAGTSNPVMVLDEIDKITTSGHGDPSSALLEVLDPEQNSTFHDNFLDIDYDLSKVLFIATANSLSTIQPALLDRMEIIDISGYTIEEKVEIATKYLLPKQILEHGLSKKDLSIGKKELEFIIQAYTRESGVRNLERKIAKVVRHIALLITRDTEYNKKLSREKLEEILGPPMKPEESENNTVPGVVTGLAWTQVGGDILFIESILSKGKGLLTMTGNLGNVMKESATIALEYIKANYEKFGIDPLKLEESNVHIHVPEGATPKDGPSAGIAMLTSLVSSFTGNKVKSKWAMTGEITLRGKVLPVGGIKEKILAAKRAGITNVILCEENKKDIDKIKPEYIKGLKIHYVSQMSEVIELAL; encoded by the coding sequence ATGAAATTTGACATCTTGTCATTAGATCAGGTAATGCAAAATGATAGCGAATTTATTCCGTTATTAAGTCAGGAAGAAGAAGACAAAATGATGAACGAGTCATTCCAAAATGTACTTCCACTTTTGCCCGTAAGAAATGTAGTTTTATTTCCCGGCGTAGTTATTCCAATAACTGCAGGAAGAACTAAATCTATTAAGCTATTGCAGGAAGCGCAAAAATCGGACAAAATCATTGCCGTTGTCACACAAAAAGACGTCAAAACCGATAATCCACAAATAGAAGATTTACACAAAATAGGTACAGTTGGTAAAATATTGAAATTACTGAAAATGCCTGATGGTAGTTCTATGGTAATTATTCAGGGGGTTCGTAAATTTTCATTAAACAATATTATTGAAGATGAACCTTACATGAGAGCCGAAGTTACTTTATTGGAAGATAAGAAAAAAAAGACAACAAAAAATCAGGAACATTTTAATGTTCTATTGGAAAGTTTAAGAGAAACGGCAATCAAAACTATACATGAAAATCCGGCTATTCCTTCGGAAGCCTCTTTTGCTTTAAAAAATATTGAAGGAAGCACGTTGTTGGTTAATTTTGTTGCATCAAACCTTGACCTGCCTTTACCTGAAAAACAGGAATTATTAGAAATCGATAATCTTTCAGATCGTGCAGCTAAAACTTTAAAGTATTTAAATCTGGAATTACAGAAAATTTCTCTTAAAAATTCCATTCACGATAAAGTAAACACAGATCTCAATAAACAGCAGAGAGAATATTTTCTTCATCAGCAAATGAAAACCATACAGGAAGAACTGGGTGGAGTATCTTATGAAGCTGAAGCTGAAGAAATGAGAGATAAAGCTTCGAAAAAGAAATGGAGTAAAGCTGTTGAAGAGCATTTCGAAAAAGAATTAAATCGTATGGTCAGGATGAATCCTCAAACTCCTGATTATGGAGTTCAGAGAAATTATCTTGAATTAATGCTGGATTTACCTTGGGAAAAATTCTCAAAAGACAATTTTGATATTATAAATGCAGAAAAAGTTTTAAACAAAGATCATTTTGGATTAGATGATGTTAAAGAGCGTATTCTAGAATATTTAGCTGTTTTAAAACTTAAAGGAGATATGAAATCTCCCATAATTTGTCTTTACGGCCCTCCGGGAGTAGGTAAAACCTCCTTAGGTAAGTCAATAGCATCTGCTTTAGGAAGAAAATATATTAGGATGGCCTTAGGGGGATTACATGACGAATCTGAAATACGAGGGCATCGTAAAACCTATATTGGTGCAATGCCGGGAAGAATTATACAATCTATTAAAAAAGCTGGGACTTCCAACCCGGTAATGGTTTTAGATGAAATTGACAAAATTACCACCAGCGGGCATGGTGATCCTTCTTCTGCATTGTTGGAAGTTTTAGATCCGGAACAAAACAGTACTTTTCACGATAACTTTCTGGATATAGATTATGATTTATCTAAAGTATTGTTTATAGCTACTGCTAATAGTTTATCTACCATACAACCGGCCCTGTTGGATCGTATGGAAATTATTGACATTTCCGGATATACTATTGAAGAAAAAGTAGAAATTGCCACTAAATATCTTTTACCTAAACAAATATTGGAACACGGCTTAAGCAAAAAAGACTTATCTATAGGTAAAAAAGAATTGGAATTTATTATTCAGGCTTATACCAGAGAATCAGGTGTAAGGAATTTAGAAAGAAAAATAGCCAAAGTTGTAAGACATATTGCCTTGTTGATTACACGTGACACAGAATATAACAAGAAACTTTCCAGAGAAAAATTAGAAGAAATTCTTGGACCTCCCATGAAGCCTGAAGAATCAGAAAACAATACAGTTCCTGGTGTAGTTACCGGACTTGCCTGGACTCAGGTTGGAGGAGATATTCTTTTTATTGAAAGCATTTTATCCAAAGGAAAAGGACTGCTTACTATGACAGGAAATCTGGGCAATGTTATGAAAGAATCTGCAACTATTGCTTTGGAATATATTAAAGCGAATTATGAAAAGTTTGGAATAGATCCTTTAAAATTAGAAGAAAGTAACGTACACATACATGTGCCGGAAGGAGCTACACCTAAAGACGGACCTTCTGCCGGTATTGCAATGTTAACCTCTCTGGTATCTTCATTTACAGGAAATAAGGTAAAATCCAAATGGGCGATGACCGGAGAAATAACTTTACGAGGTAAAGTTTTACCTGTAGGGGGGATTAAAGAGAAAATATTAGCAGCTAAAAGAGCTGGAATTACCAACGTAATCTTATGTGAAGAAAATAAAAAAGATATCGATAAGATTAAGCCCGAATACATTAAAGGATTAAAAATTCATTACGTATCACAAATGTCTGAAGTAATTGAACTCGCTTTGTAA
- a CDS encoding T9SS type A sorting domain-containing protein gives MVKVLSFIFIFLSFNLVVAKNELPTQTSYISFNEKTTRSLLFPNPATDFTIIKNTTSTKIKNISVLSMVGSSVINREISDNNARQELNVAKLPTGRYFIKVSYADGEVEILTLIKI, from the coding sequence ATGGTGAAAGTTCTATCTTTTATATTTATTTTTCTTTCATTTAACTTGGTAGTTGCGAAAAACGAACTACCAACACAAACTTCGTATATTAGTTTTAACGAAAAAACCACACGATCTCTGCTGTTCCCTAATCCTGCTACGGATTTTACCATTATAAAAAACACAACATCTACTAAAATAAAAAACATATCAGTTTTGTCTATGGTAGGAAGTTCTGTTATCAACAGAGAAATCTCTGACAACAACGCCAGACAAGAACTTAATGTCGCGAAACTTCCTACGGGAAGATATTTTATTAAGGTTTCTTATGCAGATGGCGAGGTTGAAATTCTTACTCTTATTAAAATATAA
- a CDS encoding polysaccharide deacetylase family protein, whose protein sequence is MIKIINFHEINDPKWFEETIQLLLSMYSPCKMEDIQRFYKGEKIKENSFFITVDDGCLTDYTIIYPILKKYNLQAAIFVSPYILKSETNFWFQEMEGYNENYVRQIISKKFNISIEFMKDFYLYSMLKNMKISDILDIISIYKTENQISSRPRRNMNISELKELNNSGHFLIGAHTLNHPILANESDDIAYNEINQSINELSDILNQPIKLFAYPNGVFKTDYGKREINLLENTSIDYAFSFTYKKLNRKDLLYNIPRFGLSHGSTSKLKKKLIVGEYWENLKNLLFNNETKHRKQIKQQIDFLK, encoded by the coding sequence ATGATTAAGATTATTAACTTCCACGAAATAAATGACCCAAAATGGTTTGAAGAAACCATTCAACTTTTATTATCTATGTACAGTCCTTGCAAAATGGAAGACATCCAGAGGTTTTATAAAGGTGAAAAAATAAAGGAAAATTCTTTCTTTATAACTGTGGACGATGGTTGTTTAACAGATTACACTATCATTTATCCAATTTTAAAAAAATATAATTTGCAGGCTGCTATTTTTGTTTCTCCTTACATTCTTAAGTCTGAAACTAATTTTTGGTTTCAAGAAATGGAGGGATATAATGAAAATTATGTTCGACAAATTATTTCAAAAAAATTTAATATCAGCATAGAGTTCATGAAAGATTTTTATCTCTATTCCATGTTAAAAAATATGAAAATATCTGATATTCTTGATATAATTTCAATTTATAAAACAGAAAATCAAATATCTTCAAGGCCTAGAAGGAATATGAATATCTCAGAATTAAAAGAGTTAAACAATTCCGGACACTTTCTTATAGGAGCACATACTCTCAATCATCCTATTCTTGCTAATGAATCCGATGACATTGCATATAATGAGATCAATCAATCGATAAATGAACTAAGTGACATACTAAATCAACCCATTAAATTATTCGCTTACCCTAACGGCGTTTTTAAAACAGACTATGGAAAGCGAGAAATTAATTTACTTGAAAACACATCTATTGATTATGCTTTTAGTTTTACATATAAAAAATTAAATCGTAAAGACCTTCTTTATAATATCCCTAGGTTTGGTTTAAGTCACGGTTCTACTTCCAAATTGAAAAAGAAATTAATTGTAGGTGAATACTGGGAAAATCTTAAAAATTTATTATTTAATAATGAGACTAAACATAGAAAACAAATTAAACAGCAAATAGACTTTTTAAAATAA
- a CDS encoding acyl carrier protein yields the protein MNEFIDKFKNQLEDTSLNLNPQTDYINSDFWDSLTAVTIQMMIEDEYKVDIAIDELAKFKSIEELYNSIQSKK from the coding sequence ATGAACGAATTTATAGACAAATTTAAAAATCAGCTGGAAGATACATCACTAAACCTGAATCCACAAACCGATTATATTAATTCGGATTTCTGGGATTCTCTTACCGCCGTTACTATACAAATGATGATTGAGGATGAGTATAAGGTAGATATAGCTATTGATGAATTAGCTAAATTTAAAAGTATTGAAGAATTATATAATTCCATACAGTCAAAAAAATAG
- a CDS encoding ComF family protein produces the protein MWQEVLSVLFPKRCINCDLIIPFHQKFVCESCSSVLPFTGIPFSSDNYLKEKINNHVKIEYASSLLIFKKNNITQKLVHYLKYKNCPEIGSWMAEIWFELNKNNSNLKQIDYVVPVPIHYKRFEKRTYNQIELCAETLSKLLNCTYEPQILKRIYHLDSQTNSGKWERLQRIQGAFQKNISKKGHFLLVDDVLTTGATLIACATELLKTEETKISIFTLSSAQ, from the coding sequence ATGTGGCAAGAGGTTCTTTCTGTGTTATTTCCTAAAAGGTGCATCAATTGTGATTTAATAATACCCTTCCATCAAAAATTTGTATGTGAAAGCTGTAGTTCTGTTTTACCTTTCACTGGTATTCCATTCTCCAGTGATAACTACCTGAAAGAAAAAATAAACAATCATGTAAAAATAGAATATGCCTCTTCTTTACTAATTTTCAAAAAAAACAATATAACGCAAAAATTAGTACATTATTTAAAGTATAAAAATTGTCCTGAAATAGGTAGCTGGATGGCTGAAATTTGGTTTGAGTTAAACAAAAATAATTCTAATCTTAAACAAATAGACTATGTGGTCCCTGTCCCAATTCATTATAAAAGATTTGAAAAAAGAACGTATAATCAAATAGAACTATGTGCAGAAACCTTATCCAAACTTCTTAATTGTACTTATGAGCCTCAAATTTTAAAGAGGATTTACCATTTGGATTCTCAAACAAACTCTGGAAAATGGGAAAGATTACAAAGAATTCAGGGTGCTTTTCAAAAAAATATATCTAAGAAAGGTCACTTCCTGCTAGTTGATGATGTTTTAACTACAGGTGCTACCCTGATAGCTTGTGCAACAGAGTTACTTAAAACTGAAGAAACAAAAATAAGTATATTTACATTATCCTCTGCTCAATAA
- a CDS encoding 6-pyruvoyl trahydropterin synthase family protein has product MIRLTKIFTFETAHALWGYDGKCKNVHGHSYKLYVTIKGNPIDDIHNSKNGMVMDFGDLKVIVNELIVDPFDHAILLNSNSEHKRLGDTLIKEGHKVIFTDYQPTCENMLSDFALKIQSRLPQGIILAKLKLYETETSYGEWIKEDQ; this is encoded by the coding sequence GTGATAAGATTAACCAAAATATTTACTTTTGAAACGGCCCATGCTTTGTGGGGGTATGATGGGAAATGTAAAAATGTTCATGGACATTCTTACAAACTTTATGTGACTATTAAAGGAAACCCAATTGATGATATTCACAATTCAAAAAATGGAATGGTCATGGATTTTGGTGATTTAAAAGTCATCGTTAATGAATTAATTGTAGATCCTTTTGATCATGCCATATTGTTAAATTCAAACTCTGAGCATAAAAGACTGGGAGATACTTTAATTAAAGAAGGGCATAAAGTTATTTTTACAGACTATCAGCCTACTTGTGAAAATATGCTATCAGATTTTGCATTAAAAATCCAATCCCGCTTGCCTCAAGGTATTATTTTAGCTAAGTTAAAATTATATGAGACAGAAACTTCCTACGGAGAATGGATAAAAGAAGACCAATAA
- a CDS encoding UDP-2,3-diacylglucosamine diphosphatase translates to MDKRRPIILNLQEGKKVYFASDQHFGAPDENSSKIRENKFIRFLDTIKKDCEFLFLLGDLFDFWHEYKTVVPKGFVRVLGKLAELSDQGIIIYCFTGNHDLWMRDYLEKELHVILFREEQEFCINGKEFFIAHGDGLGPGDHGYKRMKKLFTNPVARWFFRWLHPDIGVALGNYLSRKNKLISGDEDVKFLGEDKEWLIIFSKDKLKEKFYNYFIYGHRHLPMDLKIGEESHYVNLGDWITYFTYVEFDGEMLELKNFE, encoded by the coding sequence ATGGATAAAAGAAGACCAATAATATTAAATTTACAAGAAGGGAAAAAAGTTTATTTTGCATCGGATCAACATTTTGGCGCTCCAGATGAAAATTCTTCTAAAATTAGAGAAAACAAATTTATCAGATTTCTTGATACTATTAAGAAAGACTGTGAATTTTTGTTTTTACTCGGAGATCTATTTGATTTTTGGCATGAATACAAAACTGTAGTTCCCAAAGGATTTGTAAGAGTTTTAGGTAAATTGGCTGAACTTTCCGATCAGGGAATAATCATTTACTGTTTTACAGGTAATCATGATTTATGGATGAGAGATTATCTCGAAAAAGAATTACATGTCATACTTTTCAGGGAAGAGCAGGAATTTTGTATTAATGGTAAAGAATTTTTTATAGCTCATGGAGATGGATTAGGTCCTGGAGATCATGGATATAAAAGAATGAAAAAATTATTTACTAATCCGGTAGCCCGGTGGTTTTTTCGATGGCTTCATCCTGATATTGGCGTTGCTTTAGGAAATTATTTGTCAAGAAAAAATAAATTAATTAGTGGAGATGAAGATGTTAAGTTTTTGGGAGAAGATAAAGAATGGTTGATTATATTCTCAAAAGATAAACTTAAAGAAAAGTTTTATAATTATTTTATTTATGGACATCGTCATCTTCCAATGGATTTAAAGATAGGAGAGGAGAGCCATTATGTTAATTTAGGAGACTGGATTACATATTTCACCTATGTTGAGTTTGATGGAGAAATGCTTGAGTTAAAGAATTTTGAGTAA
- a CDS encoding acyl-CoA thioesterase, with the protein MKSKIPDDSKTIMTTIVLTNETNSYDNMFGGDLLALMDRACAIAAMRHSESKVVTASVNHVSFNKPIPVGSTVEVIAKVSKSFETSMEVFVDVWIDDPLKQTKTKTNEGIYTFVALDEKMKPKKVNKIIPQTDEEMKRYKGAQQRRELSLILSGKIRPNEAQELKKLFEVK; encoded by the coding sequence ATGAAATCCAAAATTCCGGACGATTCAAAAACCATCATGACAACTATCGTACTTACTAATGAAACCAATAGTTATGATAATATGTTTGGCGGGGATTTACTGGCTTTAATGGATCGTGCATGTGCAATAGCTGCCATGAGACATTCGGAATCTAAAGTGGTTACTGCATCAGTAAATCATGTATCTTTCAATAAACCTATTCCGGTAGGTAGTACTGTTGAAGTAATAGCAAAAGTTTCCAAATCATTTGAAACATCTATGGAAGTTTTCGTGGACGTATGGATAGACGATCCGCTTAAACAAACTAAAACCAAAACAAATGAAGGAATTTACACTTTCGTTGCGTTAGATGAAAAGATGAAACCTAAAAAAGTCAATAAGATTATTCCTCAGACTGATGAAGAAATGAAACGATACAAAGGGGCTCAACAAAGAAGAGAATTATCTCTAATTTTATCCGGAAAAATACGTCCTAATGAAGCTCAGGAATTAAAAAAACTTTTTGAAGTGAAATAA
- a CDS encoding HU domain-containing protein, giving the protein MELLKYCIQLLEDNKQITLPTLGKFNLLFESAKVDPESKKTFPPRYALVFSQQHSLNDNTLAKEISLAESKDFKLVKESVDKTINEWKEILKSNGKLDLDKLGTFSSDKEKIIFSMSENCIFNYKYFGLPAIQ; this is encoded by the coding sequence ATGGAATTACTAAAATATTGTATTCAACTGCTGGAAGACAATAAGCAAATTACTTTACCAACTTTAGGTAAATTTAATCTGCTTTTTGAATCTGCAAAAGTAGATCCGGAATCAAAAAAAACTTTTCCTCCCAGATATGCTTTAGTTTTTTCACAGCAGCACAGTCTAAATGACAATACGCTTGCTAAAGAAATATCTTTGGCTGAATCTAAAGATTTTAAGCTTGTTAAAGAGTCGGTTGATAAGACTATAAATGAATGGAAGGAAATATTAAAATCTAACGGTAAATTGGACCTTGATAAATTGGGAACTTTTTCGTCAGATAAAGAAAAAATTATATTCAGTATGTCAGAAAACTGCATATTTAATTACAAATATTTTGGTCTTCCAGCTATTCAGTAG
- a CDS encoding Crp/Fnr family transcriptional regulator — translation MMFDKILEKVNEVVTLSKEEKEHIKAILKFKKLNKREFLLKQGEIEDNYYFVISGCLRSYINDKKGVEQVLQFSSQGWWIADNESILLGKPTKFNIVAATDSEILILSKKAKDESVKKFPKLEKYYNESLERSVIFLRNRLNEILSFTAEERYLDFCKKFPELKDVVSQKHIASYIGVTPEFFSSMKKKIKDYQGTK, via the coding sequence ATGATGTTTGATAAAATTTTAGAAAAAGTAAATGAGGTTGTCACTCTTTCAAAAGAAGAAAAAGAGCATATAAAGGCAATCCTAAAGTTTAAAAAACTTAATAAAAGAGAATTTTTATTGAAACAGGGTGAAATTGAAGATAATTATTATTTTGTGATTTCCGGTTGCCTTAGAAGTTACATAAATGATAAAAAAGGGGTTGAACAGGTTCTTCAGTTTTCATCTCAGGGATGGTGGATTGCTGATAATGAAAGTATATTACTTGGTAAACCTACTAAATTTAACATTGTTGCGGCAACAGATTCTGAAATTTTGATTTTATCAAAAAAAGCAAAAGATGAATCTGTTAAAAAATTCCCTAAACTTGAAAAATATTATAATGAAAGCTTAGAGCGTTCCGTAATTTTTTTAAGAAACAGACTAAATGAAATTCTTAGTTTTACTGCGGAGGAAAGATATCTGGATTTTTGTAAAAAATTTCCGGAATTGAAAGATGTTGTTTCTCAAAAACATATAGCCTCCTATATTGGTGTTACTCCAGAGTTTTTCAGTTCAATGAAAAAGAAAATTAAAGATTACCAAGGCACAAAATAA